The nucleotide sequence GACAGCGGGCTCATTCAAGTCTCTTTGAAGGGGCCGCGGCGGGACCTCGACGAGCGGCTGCGTGGATCTTTGATAGACTTTGATCCCGCCGCCAATTAATGGTGCGTGTTGGACCAGTGTCTCTGCTGCGCAGGACGCGCGCTGGACTCGTGTCTCGCTGACGCGCCAGGCCGCGTCCCCGCGTCGCTGCGCGcgccccccccgtctgtctgCGTTTTGGTTTGGTCCAAACGTGGCTCAGATTTGAGTGGATTTCTCTGGGATCGGCGCGTCAGTCTCACGCACCGTGCTCGTTGTCCATGGCTTCGGGGACGCGTTTTCTCCCAGCGTCTCGGTGAGATGATGGATTTTCTGTGGATGTTATGGACCCTACCGGCCGTCCTCGCTGTGGAAGGTaagcgcgtgcgtgcgtgcgtcctgGAGCCTGGCGCAAAACGAGCCGCTTTCATCTCCCTTCATGCGCGTTCATGTTGCGCCATGGCGTTGATCGTGTTTGAATGTGACTGGGAGCCGCCTGAAAACAgcggatggtggtggtggtggggggggggggggggggtcggatgcTGCTGCGCATCCAGCCAAGCCGGGCCAGGTGTTGgtctcagagggggggggggggggggggcgtctcatCTTCGTCACAATAAATACTCAGACATGCAGTTTGGTAAAGTTAAAGCTCAAACGGCGCAGttatttatgccccccccccaaataaaataaaataaataaacagcatgacccccccccccaaataaaatacaataaaataaaacagcatgaccccccccccccaaataaaataaaataaataaacagcatgacccccccccccgaataaaATNNNNNNNNNNNNNNNNNNNNNNNNNNNNNNNNNNNNNNNNNNNNNNNNNNNNNNNNNNNNNNNNNNNNNNNNNNNNNNNNNNNNNNNNNNNNNNNNNNNNATGCgaccccctccctttcaccctgtcacCCCCAGATGcggccccctccctttcaccctgtGACTCCGATGCGACCCCCTCCCTGTCACCCCGATGcggccccctccctttcaccctgtcacCCCCGATACgaccccctccctttcaccctgtcacCCCCGATGCgaccccctccctttcaccctgtcacCCCCGATACgaccccctccctttcaccctgtcacccccgatgcggccccctccctttcaccctgtcacCCCCGATACgaccccctccctttcaccctgtcacccccgatgcggccccctccctttcaccctgtcacCCCGATACgaccccctccctttcaccctgtcacccccgatgcggccccctccctttcaccctgtcacccccgatgcggccccctccctttcaccctgtcacccccgatgcggccccctccctttcaccctgtGACTCCGATGCGACCCCCTCCCTGTCACCCCGATGCggcccccctccctttcaccctgtcacCCCCGATACgaccccctccctttcaccctgtcacccccgatgcggccccctccctttcaccctgtcacccccgatgcggccccctccctttcaccctgtGACTCCGATGCGACCCCCTCCCTGTCACCCCCGATGcggccccctccctttcaccctgtcacCCCCGATACgaccccctccctttcaccctgtcacccccgatgcggccccctccctttcaccctgtGACTCCGGCGAGCCAATGGCGTTGCCAGGATGGCTTACGTATTAGGAATAAAGGGTCGAAAAACAGGTCACTGCAGCTCTCGTGTAAAAAGAACaaactcccagcatgcaacagagAAGAACCCTCCAGTGATGGTTTTGACGCGTTCCGCCGCTTGTTTTTAGAAGAACAAAGTGACGCCCTTTCATAGTTGATCATTTCTTTCTGACAATCGTTACTGGCTCAACGCCGACGCAGCGCTTTGAGTCTTATTTACTGTTTCCTGCATTGATACGGGAGGGTTAAAGCTCTCGTATCCATGGCGACGTCACTGCACACCGCCTTGGTCCTCGTCTTCCTTCGGAGGCGTCGATTTCTCGTGTGGAATGTGCAGCTAGTCTAAGTTGTTGATTCGTGTCGATGGAAGCTGTCGGCGATGCCACGCCTGATTCGCTGAGGAGAAGACGTTGACGCTGCCGCCGACGCTCTGGAGAGGAAACGCTCAGCTTCACCTCCAGCCTGTCGTGTTCGGCGGAGGCATCGTTTTTTAGATGGGTCATTCTCCTGTTGCGGTATCAAAGTTCTCACGGGAGGATGGCGAGCGTCAGCAGGATGATCCACGACTTTGATCGAGGCTTTTCTGCTCTTGTCCTCCGACGTGAAGCGGCGGAGAACGAGATCACAGCAAGGAGCCTTTAAATAAGCCCGTCTGGCAGGTCTGACTGAATTTCAGCCAGGGCGGCGTTCAGCCGCTCGGCTGGGCGTCGGCGAGCGGCTGAACGCCGCCCGTGTCAATGTGTGGAGACATTTCTTCTCCCGGTTTCATTTAGCAGCATATCGGAGCTTTCTCGCGCGGCATAAGGCCGCCGGGCAGCTCGAGTACACAGGAAGAGCGTCTCGGAATAAGTTTGAGGATGTCGTACGTAAATGCGTCTCTTATTTTGTAAGGAACAAACGAACCCGAGTGGCAGCGAGCCGCCAGTCGGGTTTCACAAAGAATCTGCTTCCATTCAAGCCTTaatccggcggccgcggcgcgGCATTGTCACTTTGCATGCACGGTTTAAATTAGTGCTGGTACCAGTGGTTAtacgtgagggggggggggggggggctgcctttAGGGTGCGATTAAGGTGGACGCGTTTCTGCTTTGCATTGCGTAACTGAGCCGCTCTGCATTTTGCCCTGAAAGCTTTACCGCCTGATTCCACTGTAAGGATTCATCCTGTAAAagtcggttctgctcttggaGCAGGCAGAGCGACGGCTCCCTGCTTTGCCGCTCCGGTTCTGCTCTTGGAGCGGGCAGAGCGACGGCTCCCTGCTTTTGCCGCTCCGGTCCTGCTCTTGGAGCGGGCAGAGCGACGGCTCCCTGCTTTTGCCGCTCCGGTTCTGCTCTTGGAGCGGGCAGAGCGACGGCTCCCTGCTTTTGCCGCTCCGGTTCTGCTCTTGGAGCGGGCAGAGCGACGGCTCCCTGCTTTTGCCGCTCCGGTCCTGCTCTTGGAGCGGGCAGAGCGACGGCTCCCTGCTTTTGCCGCTCCGGTCCTGCTCTTGGAGCGGGCAGAGCGACGGCTCCCTGCTTTTGCCGCTCCGGTCCTGCTCTTGGAGCGGGCAGAGCGACGGCTCCCTGCTTTTGCCGCTCCGGTTCTGCTCTTGGAGCGGGCAGAGCGACGGCTCCCTGCTTTTGCCGCTCCGGTTCTGCTCTTGGAGCGGGCAGAGCGACGGCTCCCTGCTTTTGCCGCTCCGGTTCTGCTCTTGGAGCGGGCAGAGCGACGGCTCCCTGCTTTTGCCGCTCCGGTTCTGCTCTTGGAGCGGGCAGAGCGACGGCTCCCTGCTTTTGCCGCTCCGGTTCTGCTCTTGGAGCGGGCAGAGCGACGGCTCCCTGCTTTTGCCGCTCCGGTTCTGCTCTTGGAGCGGGCAGAGCAACGGCTCCCTGCTTTTGCCGCTCCGGTTCTGCTCTTGGAGCGGGCAGAGCGACGGCTCCCTGCTTTTGCTGCTCCGGTTCTGCTCTTGGAGCTTCCTGGCCCAGCTGGCGCTGACACCACATAGTTTTCTGGCTCCAGTTTGTTCTGGATTCATTTCTCGACATGATGGAGCGTCCGGCTGTTTGCTCTGCCTTTCCTTTCCTGACATTCGGGTTTCTCGACATTCAGTCTGAGGGTCGGTTTCCTGGATTTATCTACTCCAACGGCGTACATTTGAACGACGCAGTATCATCCGCCGCCAAGCAGCAATGCTCGGTGTAGCTCGGCGGCGGTTTGCTTACCAGCGTCccggactgccccccccccccacacacacactctgtctcCATCAgcaagcagcacacacaccgaGTTGAATGAGCGCCGCGGTGCAATGGAAGGATGGAGACATGCAGGCTTCTCGTGGTACAACTGCAAAAGTTCAAATGAAAGATCAAACCTCAGGAACTACAAGAATAGTGATCGATCACACTTATTGATTAACTTAGTTAATGTTCAGTAGAAAACAATGCAGCACTCGGGCATGCAGGGCATGCAGCACTCAGGCCGCAGCACTCGGGCATGCAGGGCATGCAGCAC is from Brachionichthys hirsutus isolate HB-005 chromosome 8, CSIRO-AGI_Bhir_v1, whole genome shotgun sequence and encodes:
- the LOC137898173 gene encoding uncharacterized protein: MSTPSHNQSDECREFLSLFSNTERWRDAAPSLSPCDSDATPSLSPRCGPLPFTLSPPIRPPPFHPVTPDATPSLSPCHPRYDPLPFTLSPPMRPPPFHPVTPDTTPSLSPCHPRCGPLPFTLSPRYDPLPFTLSPPMRPPPFHPVTPDAAPSLSPCHPRCGPLPFTL